In the genome of Phycodurus eques isolate BA_2022a chromosome 11, UOR_Pequ_1.1, whole genome shotgun sequence, the window AGTTTGTGACTGACCCTTGCACATGTACGGGCAATCCCAAACTCGCTGAAACCAAAAAATGCGGCCCCGGCGTTCTTATCAGAATAAGAATAATCTTTATCAGGAAATCCCAGCATTCTTAtcaggaaatttttttttgaggcgccatctacaatattttattgaaccacaaacaacatggcacGATTGTCGAGGGAAAAGAAGATTTCCCAGGCCACTGTCACCATATTACTCTGTCGGTGGATTATTGTATTCCGTGACTTAATAAAGCCAGGGGACAAATTGGGAGGCGGccattcctgcctaatttcggGCCACCTACACTTCTAAAAGCTttgacatcacaaaaacaattgACCAGTGTTCCACCAGTTGGGTTATTTGTAACTGCAATTGTTGTATTACGCTGCATCGATGGGGCAGCACTGTACTGGACAGTTGGAAGCCGTGCCCAAAATCCATGGATTTTTGGAAGATTGTGTATTTTCAAACAGGTGAATATTGTTTCTTTTGTAACTAAGTATGTCTGATTTCGCACATATCTTAAATAAACGTTAAACCTGATGTTTTGGGCTTTTcagaaatgtactgtaaaataaGCAAGTATTTTTAAGGTGACGTGGCATCGTTTGTCAAGAAAACTAAACTGTTAAAGACCaataaaatacatgcaaatACTTCACGGAAAAGCGTTTAAACCAGTGGGGGGCATTTACTTGTGGTTTAATACTTAAACGCGAAGACaaactagttgcaggcagtcgGCAACTAATGAAAACTAGTTGTAGAACCCTGCACACTGGTTAATTGTTCAGTGGTGTTCCATCACTCGGTGTGCGGCTGGCTTTACCTGAAACTCAGTGAGCTGCTGCATGAGCTCCTCCTGCTCCTTGCTGTTGCTGAGTGGGGGGATGATgttgaagaagactttgagcAGGTCCAGGTTCTCTCCGGACACACTGGACACGGTGAAGACGGGTGTAATACTGCCGGGGGAGTCACATGGTCAAAACTATGATGGTGTCCAAGTACCTTTGCCAAGTGAATGTTTCAATATCAGGATGATCAGTCAGTTGTCATGTGGATGAACAAGATTTGCATCTGGTAAGCCATGTTTAACGCTGTTACTGGTTTTACGTTGGTTGGTAGCTACttcctgctttttttgttttgttttgtccggTATTGACCACCTTTTTGTGACCAAAGGACTTCGATTTGGATCTTCTGTGATTGGTATTTTGAGTGCATCTGAcggacgttccgtaacatttggcagctctgggGATATAccccccccatcccaaaaaaaaataacattaaaaaaggaaagaaaaaataattgaaaaaaaaaaattggaaaaaagattttaaaaatttcAAACAGAAATCCgagaataggtgaatccgcgggtgcTGAACCAcgaatatgcaggggtccactgtacatattattacatttcattttttacttGTGTTCTACTTCAGAGGTTGGTACACACTTGGGCGACTGGGCAAACTGCTGCGCCGCGGCGACGGCATCGTCCGTGTTGGCCACGAGCATGGGCACCTTGTTGCAGCCCGGCTGTTTGAGGATTCGCTCCAGCTGCCGCACCGTTCGCTCCACAGTGGCCCGCGTGCACAGGTCCAATTTGCTGATGACAATGAAGATGGGCACCTTCAGGGCCATGGCCAGGCCAAGGTGCTCCCGCGTCGTGCCAACTAAAAAGAAGGAGAGGTCATTGTTTAAGGTGTGTGGTTTACATTCTTCAAAATTCCACCGTGCCAACATCAGAGGAGAACATATTGGTCTCAGACGTGACTTTGCCTGAAATTAGTGTGTATTAAAgccctttcacactgcacttggcatcgactttcccattcattgtgtatgtgccgAGGGGGCGGCACCTTGGAGTGCCATGTCAATGTAGGGCGTGCAAGTGCAGAGGGCGTCTGATGCAATATGCACTCGAAAGAAAAATTTTCTATTCTGGAGCGGCGTTGCGGATCATAATCACTACACTACAGAAACTGTTGCTGCGGCACGAGCTGGCACTGCCGAAGGCATTCAGATGCCTGCTCACCAGTAGGTCAAGGAACCAGAGAATTCCTTCTTAGTGTAGTGGACAGTATCTCTGCCTGTCATGTGGAAGACTCAGGTTCAATTACCTGAAGGGGAGCTGATCTTTGTGAGCATCACCCTTTTGTGGCGctctttttcatggcaaaaaaaagcagacaagCCATGTTTTCACCCGGCTTCGAAAAAGGGACGTTTCATGTGTTAAGTGAACATGATGAAGCTTTAGCTAACGGGCGCAGCAAGCCTTGTACAATAGCTTGCTGCTCATAAGCAAGAGTAGAAAAGAAGTTTCCAACGTGTTAACTGAACGATAACCTACTAGACTATGGAACCCACTGCAAAACAAGTGTTATAACAGGCATGGTAAACCTTGTACAATAACTCTGCCCTTGTACAATAACTCTGCCCATAGCAAGCAAGAGAAGAGGGAACTAAAGGCGCCACTGTGGCTATCCCGCGcacctttatactcgagcgcaacccacacgtgcagttttgaaaatgtactgcagttccccTCCAAGCTGGGGGTGtcactacggctggtattggctaggacaccacagggtggagtttccgaTGCATTTTTTGGTCATTTCTGGTAGCTGTTTTGACTTCCCTTTCccgaacaaggaacaaagcaacaacaatggcgaccgtggaacagtgtctgctagaacaaatggacctagatgaccagatgatacgtttaattatccTCAAagatcgatcaagaaggcggcggggtagatggtatgtagaaccaaggggaacgctgagcacgtcatcacagcatttgactaaaatggaacaatcacgagagatgatctccgcggcattctacgcgcagcaacaatgtTTGCCGCGCGcacgtcaagtgacgcagaggggccaaTGTGTGTTAAAGTGTTAAGACTACAGAAGGTCAAACAACATATGAGTCCTCgttagtatagtggacagtatctccgCCTGTCACACGGAAGACTGGGGTTCGATACCTGACGGGGAGATGACTTTTGTGAGTGTCATCTTTTTTGTGGCTCTTTTTCGtggcagattaaaaaaaacaaaaagcatcgTTTCAAACTGGGGACCTTTCTTCTGTTACGTCAATTGACAGAAAGTAATGCTGCAATTGGACTTACTAATTTCATCATTAGCAAAGTGGACAGTATCTCCCCCTGTCACGCGGAAGACCGGGATTCGATTCCCCGACAGGAAGGTAACTTTTAAGATCTGCTCCTTTTcattgcaaataaaaataaaaataaataaataactaaataaaataagaccAGACCAGAGCACTGCTGAAGTGCTTAAGCCTTGCAACGCATACCAACTCACAGAAACGTCAGGATGGCCGAGCGGTCTAAGGCGCTGCGTTCAGGTCGCAGTCTCCCCTGGaggcgtgggttcgaatcccacttctgacagtAACTTTTTAAAACTCAAGCACCCAGTGTAAATGCAAACTGTGTTGTGTGCTTACTATGGTAAATAAACCactgattatctttgtcaaAATAATGAGTATTCAAAGCCACGTTTTTCTTGTTAACAGACGTTATCAATCCAGATGAGGGCTTCCTAATCAGGGTACCATGGCGTATTGTGCTGAGAGATCATCAAGGGTGCTGCAGGAAATTCACGAGCTGCTGCAGCTGTCCCAATGAAACTATGTGGAGTTGCAGCTGTACATGTCAGGATGGCCGAGCGGTCTAAGGCGCTGCGTTCAGGTCGCAGTCTCCCCTGGaggcgtgggttcgaatcccacttctgacaatataaatattttgaaacTACTCAAACACTTATTGTGTAACTACATGAAGTGTTACGCTCTTAAAACAAACTGCCTTCGATAAGTCTCTcaatgaaataatgaaattaCTACAGAGCGAGCATTTAACTGCTCATGTTTCCTGTTAACAGAAGTTAGCACTCCAGATCAGGCATTTGTACCGTGGCACACTCGTGTACTTTGAGAGATGATCAGGGGTGCCACAAGAAATTCATTAGCTGCAGCAGTTCAAAGCACTCGACAACTGATCAAGAAAGCAACCCAACACCCAAGTTACTCCCCCACCGACTATGTTCTGTGTAAGTCCAGAAGTGCGTGTCAGGATGGCCGAGTGGTATACAATCGCAGGGTCTCCTGGAGGCATGGCTTTGATGCTACTTTATGGTACTATTTTTATGTCAATCTGGACAACAAAAATTCAAACTGGAAGAGGAAGCAGCTTTACACTGACCCAATTTCATAGTTTTCAACTGTTAGATGTTTCAGAAACTCTATTTTTCTTCGCATTTGGATAGCAAGTGAACAGTGGAAAAACTGAACAATCTAGCCAAACTACTCCCACTTAGTTCCCATTCTTCTTAATTCCAGCTTGTCGACTTCAATGTGAGAAAACATTTGGGTCTGAGAAGCAACTTTGCCTGAACGTAATGTGTTATCAAACAGATAACTCCCAACTTAACATGCCATTAAATGCTGACTTAACATGCCATTAAATGCTGCTTATGTCATAAAAGGTGGCAGGCGTGCAAGTAATGCATTATATCTCAAGTTCAAATGTCGAGCGAAACCCTTAAGTCGATTGCATAAGTgaagggggaggaggggggtgaTCAACATTGTTGAACCTATATTCAAACAGCGCAGTCTATTTTTgacacaaatacatacataagaACATCCACATCAAACAAATCCAACATATATCAATTACTTCAAACGGTTTTAGGTTTTAATTAGGAGAGTTTTGCTGTGCCAAGGCTGACTGCTTAGTGCGCCTCGATCAGAGGAGCATCAAATGCAGCTACTCCATGATGATAATTTTAGCTAGAAACTGTGTCTGGTTTGTTACATAAGATCAGACCTTATGGTTGCAGCGCTCTTAAGCCACAGCTGGTTAGCTCCCCAAGTTGAGACCAGGATAAAAAATGGACTTGGGCTATACAACTAACTGTACAACATTAGCTCCCAATAAAGAATGGAGATTTTAGACGGACAGCAGATTGAAAACACTGTGAGTACATGCCTATGACTCATGTCAAGATGGCCGAGTGGTCAAAGGCGATGAGTTTGGGTTGCACTCTCCCCTGGAGGTGTGGGTTAAAGTCCCACTTCTGACAATAGCTATTTAACGGGAATAaggatactgtacatatttccacCCACCGGGAATACACAGCTAACACGATGGACTAAACTGCTTGGTTTGAGAAACGCATCAAATCAACAAATGCCCACTCACCTATCCCGGTATTTGCACCGACGACGAGCATGGCGAAATCAGGGCAGTAGCTGGTGAGGCCAAAGATGGTGGTCTTCAAGTATTTGTGGTGGCCCGCCAGATCAATGAATGTGATCATTTTAGAGGCACTCTCGCAAATATCCTCTGCTGTTCGAGACTCGCTGTAGTTCACAACCTTGGAAAAGACAAATTGGAAAATGAACAGTCTTTGTTGTTCGTTACTTcttgtctggattttttttttttactcacctCTCCTTTACTGTTGAAACCAAGGATCTCAAAGCTGATGCTAGACGTGCGCCCTGTCTGGATTTCATGGAGGTGCCTGAAGAGGTTCAGTCTTGCTCTTCCTCGTCCATTATCCAGTTCGCCTTGCGTCAAAACACCCAGCAGGGTCGACTTGCCCGAGTCTACATTACCAAGTACGGCTACTCGCAGGTCCAGGAACTGCAGGAAAAAGCAAAGaactataacaaaaaaaaaagaaaacaaaaaaaaaggaaagattaCAATGGATGCAAATCCTTCATGGCAGCCTGCTCACCTGCTGGTCATCCGGCACCTTACGAATTAAGACTTCGGCGATGGTAAGAGGCTGATCAGCGTCGTAGTCCACCTCTGCGTGTCGAAGGAcagtgatgtcagccccaactctgtcagacaaaaaatattttgggtgtTAAATATGTAACAGGTatagtgggaggaaaaagtatgtgaaccctttggaatttcttaaattgcttcataaattggtcataaaatgatAATACTCTGATCATCTACTAAATCATAAGAATAAACAGGGTATACTTAAACTAATACCTCACAATTATGTTATCATactgttatttaaaataataaaacacattcacaggacagggaggaaaagtgAACCCTTgaatttaataactggttgatcCTACAGTTGCAGATAAGACACGCACAACGATCAGGATGAATtgtggaccattcctctttacaaaactggTGCAGCTCAGCAGGGCCGCCCCTGACCACATTGGGGCCATGAGCAAAATTTTATTTGGATTAGTGGATGGGTTAACTTCCAAACTCACTTCTCAGCCATATCATGGAGGGTGGTGAGGGACGCCTTCATGTCCTTCTCAGACAGTCCCACCAACATGCCGTTATCCTCCACCCCAATCTGATAGACGGCTTCACCGCGACCCTCCTGGAGCCGCCATTTCATTTGCGTCACCAGGTGCTCGAAACGGCTTTGTGTAGGGTCCACGAGCTTCAGCTAAACGGCAGGGGAAAATATCACAGAAATCAACAAACGATAGCCCGATACTAACGCTGGTGTTGCTAATCCGCGTCGGTGTCAGATTTCGACATGAGATGACTGGAACAGACTTGGCAAATTGTTGACCTACAAATGTTCTTCACGCTGACCTTATTGTGAGGCTCACTTTCATAGCAGGCTGAACTAAAATGGGATGTTGTGTCTCAAGTGCAAGTATGGCATCTGATCTGGTGTGTCAATATTAAAGTGTGTATTCTGAGCAATCTAAGGGCTGCTTTCAGGTCACAACCTGAATTTTTAGAAGTACTTTCTTAAGTGTAGACTCCACTGTAAACCTCCCTTACGAGCAGACTCGTAACTGAGGGGACCTACACTGAGGGTATATAGaggatgggcatttgactaaaGTTGTTATGGGAGAATGTTCTACAATCTACACTATTACAATGCCAGTGTTGTATTAAGTAGAATAACAGAGCTTCGCAGATAAAACTCAACCAAAATAGGTGTGCCAATATGCctctaaagttgcacaaaactGTCACGCTGTAAAGAGTTTATGTTTGAATGTCAACAGTGATTAACTTTTATGGCATGTTAAAATTGTACTTATGTTGTCTACAGAGCTCACAATTGTTTTATGATGACTGGGAGTCATCAGTATCCATTACTTCATCCAGCTACAGTATAGCACTTGTCTTCTTTAGGGTTGTAAGTAACTGgagtctatctcagctgacttctgCGTGAGTaagggtgcaccctggactggttgccactcaatcacagggcacctaTAGTCATTctcatctatggacaatttagtgtgttcaatgaatctaacatgcatgtttttttgggggatgtgggatgaaGACGGAGTACCCAAAGAACTCGGAAAGCATACAAACCATACATCCTATGGaaacaattttaaaactaaaaagaaCGACTAGCGTAGGCTCTATCTGTCGTGGACTTAAAATGTTGGATAAAAGCAAACATAATTCAATacattcaattaatttattgtcACTGTAAAGCTCAATCGACCATAAGTAATCATATAAATGCACACGTAACATACCATGCAATGCTATAAAAGTAGGTGAAGTTTGAAATAAATCTGATGATGCGCTTTCTCTCAGTTTGACCCAgaaaatgagatggctcgagtggacgccattgaaaaatctgaaaatggcctgTCTCATTTTCAACTAATAAAGACTCACATACAGGCAGTTTTCTACGGAAGAGTCAAAGTTTCGGTCACACTTTTCCTAATGTTTGACATGAATGGTGAATGGCCAAGAAAATTTGGGCTGCTTTGCGAACAGaaagtggcataaaatccttaatccttatcTGATTCTTACAAACGAGGGCTCATTTTCCTCATGTATCAATCCTCTATCCAATGATATCATCTATTTTGatataaaactttttaaaatttgaaaatcTATTTTGATATACAGGTATTTCGAAAATATTAGTAAGATACCCAATAAAAACACCTTACCTAGGCATATTGATTAAATAAACCGCATTGACAGGATCActtgtgtgatttttttgttttgcaaagtaAGTTGGTTAGTATGATGGTTAGTTTATGTGACTCATACTACCCAATTAACTAACGGACTTTGTTGGCATATATCCTATTATTGCGTTGCGTGAAAGTCCTTACCTTATACTCTATATTCCCTTCTTCTACCTAGGAGATGAGAAACAACGCGTCAGACACAGACAATCACAAACAAAAGGCcattgatttgtgaaaatttaaaaaaggacacAAAGGAAAGCATTTGACTGAACGAGCACTGTGGCAAAATACTGATCTGAACATTGCGCCACTAAATGTGTCATAAGCAAATGCGTGCCAAATTGCATTCATGTTTACCTAGCCAAGCCCTTACTACGACCGACTTTCTACATTTGCATACTCATGATAACAACACTTTACCGTAGCTCGAGGAGAACAAATATTAGCACGACTGAGAACACTTACCCGCCCCCATGTTATACTATTTACACACACAGCTAATGCTACCAATGGCATGCTAAGTTGGGCTAACACAACATCGGCGTTGTGAGCCGGCGTTCCTCCCGAGACAAGCGTACCTCTGGGGGTAGATAAGAGGTGTTGTAGCTCGGTTTGAAGCTGCGAACGTGTCGCGCATTCGGTCTCTTCTTCTTGCCAGAAGCCCTTTTGGTGGCGGGAGTCAGCCCGCAACCGTTCCCCGTGTTCACTTCAGTCCGATA includes:
- the gtpbp2a gene encoding GTP-binding protein 2 gives rise to the protein MDARFSELFSSHNGRDCGGYRTEVNTGNGCGLTPATKRASGKKKRPNARHVRSFKPSYNTSYLPPEVEEGNIEYKLKLVDPTQSRFEHLVTQMKWRLQEGRGEAVYQIGVEDNGMLVGLSEKDMKASLTTLHDMAEKVGADITVLRHAEVDYDADQPLTIAEVLIRKVPDDQQFLDLRVAVLGNVDSGKSTLLGVLTQGELDNGRGRARLNLFRHLHEIQTGRTSSISFEILGFNSKGEVVNYSESRTAEDICESASKMITFIDLAGHHKYLKTTIFGLTSYCPDFAMLVVGANTGIVGTTREHLGLAMALKVPIFIVISKLDLCTRATVERTVRQLERILKQPGCNKVPMLVANTDDAVAAAQQFAQSPNITPVFTVSSVSGENLDLLKVFFNIIPPLSNSKEQEELMQQLTEFQVDEIYTVPEVGTVVGGTLSSGICREGDDLVVGPTDSGQFHKLTVGSIQRNRSACRVLRAGQAATLALGNFDRTLLRKGMVMVSPEMDPTICWIFEAEIVLLFHSKTFHKGFQVTVHIGNVRQTATVEAVYGKEELRTGEKACVQFKFLKHPEYLKLGAKVLFREGVTKGIGHVTKLHPIVQYRHAPESDEDEDDD